In the Streptomyces sp. f51 genome, one interval contains:
- a CDS encoding toxin-antitoxin system, toxin component translates to MTTRPAGSVGRFMGALRPRGTRSEMRALAVELGRVLRRRIDTPVDVRELAEALCAEMSRRRGGRPVRLRFERFPDEIEVTGLWMEFGDFDLVVVEERAETVQQLVILGHELWHMREGHRDHHADGATAVARAALSDRSGWRDPGPRAPLRQEVARTVAARDGSRQADEAQAEAFGLQLASVFRSWVTGPGGGAASDPVGRAIEASLGYRRP, encoded by the coding sequence ATGACGACGAGGCCTGCCGGCTCCGTCGGAAGGTTCATGGGGGCGCTGCGTCCGCGCGGGACCCGCTCCGAGATGCGCGCGCTGGCGGTGGAGCTCGGCCGGGTGCTGCGGAGAAGGATCGATACGCCCGTCGACGTGCGGGAGTTGGCGGAGGCCCTCTGCGCGGAGATGAGCAGACGCCGGGGCGGCCGTCCGGTGCGGCTCCGCTTCGAACGCTTCCCTGACGAGATCGAAGTCACCGGTCTGTGGATGGAGTTCGGCGACTTCGACCTCGTCGTGGTCGAGGAGCGTGCCGAGACCGTGCAGCAACTCGTCATCCTCGGGCACGAGTTGTGGCACATGAGGGAAGGCCACCGCGACCACCACGCGGACGGCGCCACGGCCGTCGCGCGGGCGGCCCTCTCGGACCGGTCCGGCTGGCGTGATCCCGGACCGCGGGCGCCGTTGCGGCAGGAGGTCGCCCGTACCGTCGCCGCCCGCGACGGATCACGTCAGGCGGACGAGGCGCAGGCCGAGGCCTTCGGCCTGCAACTGGCGAGCGTCTTCCGCTCCTGGGTGACCGGCCCCGGCGGCGGCGCCGCCTCCGACCCGGTCGGCCGCGCCATCGAGGCATCCCTCGGCTACCGCAGGCCCTAG
- a CDS encoding acyl-CoA synthetase translates to MFSLFPALVSGSVADRSALRFGDRSLTYAELAASAGALAARLDGAGRVALWATPTLETAVGAVAALLAGVPAVPLNPRSGETELGHIVGDSAPSLVLAAPGDTLPAALGALERIDVEVTTETAAEEGAEAGVEAEEGTEVVVGVTAAVRDPASPALVVYTSGTTGPPKGAVIPRRAIAATLDALADAWQWTGDDVLVHGLPLFHVHGLIIGVLGPLRRGGSVRHLGRFSAEGVARELDAGATMLFGVPTMYHRLAEALGEDPGLAEALRGARLLVSGSAALPLHDHERIRAATGRGVVERYGMTETLMNTSVRADGEVRPGTVGVPLPGVGLRLVEEDGTRIAWYEADGTPAGAYDGESVGEIQVRGPNLFTGYLNRPDATAAAYSADGWFRTGDMAVLDPDGSVRIVGRKATDLIKSGGYKIGAGEIENALLEHPGVREAAVAGEPDADLGELVAAWIVPLDLQAPPSAGELADHVALRLAPHKRPRTVRFLEALPRNDMGKILKRELPRD, encoded by the coding sequence GTGTTCTCCCTCTTCCCGGCCCTGGTGAGCGGTTCGGTCGCGGACCGGTCCGCGCTGCGCTTCGGCGACCGGTCCCTGACGTACGCGGAACTGGCCGCCTCCGCGGGAGCGCTGGCCGCACGGCTCGACGGTGCCGGGAGGGTCGCTCTCTGGGCGACGCCGACCCTGGAGACGGCCGTCGGTGCCGTCGCCGCGCTGCTCGCCGGCGTGCCGGCCGTACCGCTGAACCCGAGGTCCGGGGAGACGGAGCTCGGTCACATCGTGGGCGACAGCGCGCCGTCCCTGGTGCTCGCGGCCCCGGGCGACACGCTTCCGGCCGCGCTCGGGGCGCTGGAACGTATCGACGTCGAGGTGACGACGGAGACGGCGGCTGAGGAAGGAGCCGAGGCGGGAGTCGAGGCGGAGGAGGGGACCGAGGTGGTGGTGGGCGTGACGGCGGCGGTCCGCGACCCCGCCTCCCCCGCCCTGGTCGTCTACACCTCCGGCACCACGGGTCCGCCCAAGGGCGCGGTCATCCCGCGCCGGGCGATCGCCGCGACCCTGGACGCGCTGGCCGACGCCTGGCAGTGGACCGGCGACGACGTGCTGGTGCACGGCCTGCCGCTGTTCCATGTGCACGGGCTGATCATCGGCGTCCTGGGCCCGCTGCGGCGCGGCGGTTCCGTGCGTCATCTGGGCCGGTTCAGCGCCGAGGGCGTGGCGCGGGAGCTGGACGCGGGGGCGACCATGCTGTTCGGGGTGCCGACGATGTACCACCGGCTCGCCGAGGCGCTCGGCGAGGACCCGGGGCTCGCCGAGGCGCTGCGTGGGGCGCGGCTGCTCGTGTCGGGCTCGGCCGCGCTTCCCCTGCACGACCACGAGCGGATCAGGGCGGCGACCGGTCGCGGGGTCGTCGAGCGGTACGGCATGACGGAGACCCTGATGAACACGAGCGTGCGGGCGGACGGGGAGGTACGGCCCGGGACGGTCGGCGTGCCGCTGCCCGGCGTCGGTCTGCGTCTGGTCGAGGAGGACGGGACGCGGATCGCCTGGTACGAGGCCGACGGCACCCCGGCCGGGGCGTACGACGGCGAGAGCGTGGGCGAGATCCAGGTGCGCGGCCCGAACCTCTTCACCGGGTATCTGAACCGGCCGGACGCCACGGCCGCCGCGTACAGCGCCGACGGCTGGTTCCGTACGGGGGACATGGCGGTCCTCGACCCCGACGGCTCCGTCCGTATCGTCGGCCGCAAGGCCACCGACCTGATCAAGAGCGGCGGATACAAGATCGGCGCGGGCGAGATCGAGAACGCGCTCCTCGAACACCCCGGGGTGCGCGAGGCCGCCGTGGCCGGGGAGCCCGACGCCGACCTCGGCGAGCTCGTCGCGGCCTGGATCGTCCCGCTCGATCTCCAGGCGCCGCCGTCCGCCGGGGAGTTGGCCGACCACGTGGCCCTCCGTCTCGCCCCGCACAAGAGGCCACGCACCGTGCGCTTCCTGGAGGCGCTGCCCCGCAACGACATGGGCAAGATCCTGAAGAGGGAGCTGCCGCGTGACTGA